The following proteins are co-located in the Myroides profundi genome:
- a CDS encoding 2Fe-2S iron-sulfur cluster-binding protein, giving the protein MKVTIDGHEIEVEPGTSILQAARMIGGESVPPAMCYYSKLEGTGGKCRACLVEVSKGSEADPRPMPKLMASCKTGVMDGMEVKSISSPRVLEARKAVTEFLLINHPLDCPVCDQAGECDLQNLAFNHGKEQKRFKEEKRTFAPENIGDNIQLHMNRCILCYRCVKTAEQLTDARVHGVCGRGDHAQISTYISAAIDNEFSGNMIDVCPVGALTDKTFRFKSRVWFNKPYNAHRDCPTCSGKVTVWMFGEEIQRVTARKDEFHEVEEFICNSCRFDHKDTKDWVIEGPRKFEKFSVINQNNYTKKLDKVVMKTEKHILEGRDQDRVKISMKEIPFTDNESKE; this is encoded by the coding sequence ATGAAAGTTACTATAGACGGACATGAAATAGAAGTAGAACCAGGGACATCCATTCTACAAGCAGCAAGAATGATAGGAGGCGAATCAGTACCTCCTGCAATGTGCTATTATTCAAAACTTGAAGGTACAGGAGGAAAATGTAGAGCATGTTTAGTAGAAGTATCTAAAGGTAGTGAAGCAGATCCACGTCCTATGCCTAAGCTAATGGCTTCTTGTAAAACAGGAGTTATGGACGGTATGGAGGTAAAAAGTATTTCTTCTCCAAGAGTACTAGAAGCACGTAAAGCAGTTACTGAATTCTTATTAATCAACCACCCTCTTGACTGTCCAGTATGTGACCAAGCAGGTGAGTGTGATTTACAAAACTTAGCTTTCAATCACGGTAAAGAACAAAAACGTTTCAAAGAAGAGAAAAGAACATTCGCTCCTGAGAATATCGGAGACAATATTCAACTTCATATGAATCGTTGTATCCTTTGCTATAGATGTGTTAAGACAGCAGAACAACTAACAGATGCACGAGTACACGGTGTATGTGGACGTGGTGATCACGCACAGATATCAACTTATATATCAGCTGCAATTGATAATGAGTTCTCTGGAAATATGATAGATGTATGTCCTGTAGGAGCATTAACAGATAAAACATTCCGCTTTAAATCACGTGTCTGGTTTAACAAACCTTACAACGCACATAGAGATTGTCCTACATGTTCTGGTAAAGTAACAGTATGGATGTTCGGTGAAGAAATCCAAAGAGTAACAGCTCGTAAAGATGAATTCCACGAAGTAGAAGAGTTCATTTGTAACAGCTGTCGTTTTGACCATAAAGACACAAAAGACTGGGTTATTGAAGGACCGCGTAAGTTTGAGAAATTCTCTGTTATCAATCAAAACAACTACACTAAGAAATTAGATAAAGTAGTAATGAAAACAGAAAAACATATCTTAGAAGGACGTGACCAAGACCGCGTTAAAATTAGTATGAAGGAGATTCCTTTTACAGATAATGAATCTAAAGAATAA
- the nuoF gene encoding NADH-quinone oxidoreductase subunit NuoF has product MATKILLDKINIPGIKSYEVYRENGGYASVEKAIKSMTPDEITEEVKASGLRGRGGAGFPVGLKWSFIDKKSGKPRHLVCNADESEPGTFKDRYLMEHIPHLLIEGMITSSFALGANLSYIYIRGEYMWVFKILERAIKEAYAAGWLGKNILGSDYSLDLHVHCGAGAYICGEETALIESLEGKRGNPRIKPPFPAVSGLWGNPTVVNNVESIANVPWIVNNSGEAYSKLGLGRSAGTKLISASGHIKKPGVYEIEMGITVHEFINSEEYCGGMIDDRPIKALVPGGSSVPILPAHLIYKTANGEDRLMTYESLSDGGFETGSMLGSGGFIVYNDTACIVRNTWNFARFYAHESCGQCSPCREGTGWLEKVLHRIETGNGTMDDIDLLWSIQSNIEGNTICPLGDAAAWPVAAALRHFREEFEYHVLYPEKIKNRDHFVNEPFTAVKHLINK; this is encoded by the coding sequence ATGGCAACAAAAATATTATTAGATAAAATCAATATCCCAGGGATTAAGTCTTATGAAGTATACCGTGAAAATGGTGGTTATGCTTCTGTAGAGAAAGCTATAAAATCTATGACTCCTGATGAAATCACGGAAGAAGTAAAAGCTTCTGGTTTAAGAGGTCGTGGAGGTGCTGGATTCCCAGTAGGATTAAAATGGAGTTTCATCGATAAAAAGTCAGGCAAACCAAGACACTTAGTTTGTAATGCTGATGAATCTGAACCAGGTACTTTTAAAGACCGTTACTTAATGGAACATATTCCTCACTTATTAATAGAAGGAATGATTACATCAAGTTTCGCTTTAGGGGCTAACCTATCTTACATCTATATTCGTGGAGAATATATGTGGGTTTTTAAAATACTAGAAAGAGCTATAAAAGAAGCTTATGCTGCTGGATGGCTTGGTAAAAATATCTTAGGATCAGACTATTCACTAGATTTACATGTACACTGTGGTGCAGGAGCATATATCTGTGGAGAAGAAACTGCTCTTATTGAATCACTAGAAGGTAAAAGAGGTAATCCTCGTATCAAACCACCATTCCCTGCTGTAAGCGGATTATGGGGGAATCCTACAGTGGTAAATAACGTAGAGTCTATTGCTAACGTTCCATGGATTGTAAACAACTCTGGAGAGGCATATTCTAAATTAGGATTAGGTAGATCAGCTGGTACAAAACTTATTTCTGCTTCAGGGCACATCAAAAAACCAGGAGTATACGAAATCGAAATGGGTATCACTGTTCATGAATTTATTAACTCAGAAGAATACTGTGGTGGTATGATAGATGATCGTCCTATCAAGGCATTAGTTCCTGGAGGATCTTCAGTACCTATATTACCAGCACATTTAATCTATAAAACAGCTAATGGTGAAGATCGTCTAATGACGTATGAATCATTATCTGATGGAGGATTCGAAACAGGATCTATGTTGGGGTCTGGAGGATTCATCGTTTATAATGATACAGCATGTATCGTTAGAAACACTTGGAACTTCGCTCGTTTCTATGCTCACGAAAGTTGTGGACAATGTTCTCCATGTCGTGAAGGTACAGGATGGCTTGAAAAAGTATTACACCGTATAGAGACAGGTAATGGAACTATGGATGATATAGATTTACTATGGAGCATCCAGAGCAATATTGAAGGAAATACAATATGTCCTTTAGGGGATGCTGCTGCATGGCCTGTAGCTGCTGCCTTAAGACATTTTAGAGAAGAGTTTGAATATCACGTTTTATACCCAGAAAAGATTAAAAACAGAGACCACTTTGTTAATGAACCTTTTACTGCAGTAAAACACTTGATCAATAAATAA
- the nuoE gene encoding complex I 24 kDa subunit family protein, which yields MEVKKYKQNINITPELQQRIDELISHYPADKRKSALLPVLHEVQDAHDNWLSAELMDKVAEMLNITSIEVYEVVTFYTMYNQKPVGKYMFEFCLTSCCGIRGADDMMEYACEKLGIKPGETTPDGMFSIAGVQCLGACGYAPMMQLGDFYKEHLTKEKIDQIIEDCKAGKVILHDK from the coding sequence ATGGAAGTTAAAAAATACAAACAAAACATAAATATCACACCAGAGTTGCAACAACGCATTGATGAGTTGATTAGCCACTACCCTGCTGATAAAAGAAAGTCAGCACTATTACCAGTCTTACACGAAGTACAAGATGCTCATGATAACTGGTTAAGTGCAGAGTTAATGGATAAGGTAGCTGAAATGCTAAACATAACTTCTATCGAAGTATACGAGGTAGTTACATTCTATACAATGTACAACCAAAAACCTGTAGGTAAGTATATGTTCGAATTCTGCTTAACGTCTTGTTGTGGAATTAGAGGTGCTGATGATATGATGGAATACGCTTGTGAAAAACTAGGCATAAAACCAGGAGAAACAACTCCTGATGGAATGTTCTCTATAGCAGGTGTTCAATGTTTAGGTGCTTGTGGATATGCTCCAATGATGCAATTAGGAGATTTCTATAAAGAGCACTTAACAAAAGAAAAAATAGATCAAATCATAGAAGATTGTAAAGCTGGTAAAGTAATTCTTCACGACAAATAG